In the genome of Falsirhodobacter halotolerans, one region contains:
- a CDS encoding CsbD family protein has translation MNWDQVAGKWKEMKGQARQKWGDLTDDDLDRVAGKREEMIGLVQQKYGRTKEEAEREVDDFANRL, from the coding sequence ATGAACTGGGATCAAGTTGCTGGAAAGTGGAAGGAAATGAAGGGACAGGCCCGTCAGAAATGGGGGGACCTGACCGATGACGATCTGGACCGCGTGGCCGGAAAACGGGAAGAGATGATCGGACTGGTGCAGCAGAAATATGGCCGCACCAAGGAGGAGGCCGAGCGGGAGGTCGACGATTTCGCCAATCGTCTTTGA
- a CDS encoding AI-2E family transporter, with protein sequence MDRLDRFSHYALIFLGVFAMFAALRITQTFMVPLVLALVAGVILSPLTERVSRWGMPPVIGALLSLVLTLGVIGGIIAALQPLVMRLMDAAPRIWADMQNALEAVHRTFRGVTQISDGMREALETGPTAAAAAADPASENALEDAIPTMADALMFAPSFAGQLLVFIGVLFFFLLTRKDIYDWAARMSPPDERGDLPRRLLHAEKLVARYFLTITMINVAEGALVALALYVIGMPAAPLWGLVVFLLNYLLYIGPAIVTVALLVAGMTEFTGTYVLAPVAAYVLINGAEGQFITPTLIGRHTEVNPLLVFLSLIFGMWLWGPVGGIVAIPLLLWVLQLNNTSRKAQLASAEI encoded by the coding sequence ATGGACCGGCTTGACCGATTTTCTCATTATGCGCTGATCTTCCTCGGGGTCTTTGCCATGTTCGCCGCCTTGCGGATCACGCAGACCTTCATGGTTCCTCTTGTCCTGGCCCTTGTCGCGGGCGTCATCCTGTCCCCCTTGACCGAACGGGTGTCGCGGTGGGGGATGCCCCCGGTCATCGGGGCCCTTCTTTCCCTCGTGCTGACGCTGGGCGTGATCGGCGGCATCATTGCCGCCCTTCAACCCCTGGTCATGCGCCTGATGGACGCCGCACCCCGCATTTGGGCCGACATGCAGAATGCGCTGGAGGCGGTGCATCGGACATTTCGCGGCGTCACCCAGATTTCCGACGGTATGCGCGAGGCGCTGGAAACCGGCCCCACTGCGGCCGCCGCTGCGGCGGATCCCGCCTCCGAAAACGCGCTGGAGGATGCGATCCCGACCATGGCCGACGCGCTGATGTTCGCCCCCTCCTTCGCGGGGCAGTTGCTGGTGTTCATCGGGGTGTTGTTCTTCTTTCTGCTGACGCGCAAGGACATCTATGATTGGGCCGCGCGCATGTCCCCGCCGGATGAACGCGGCGATCTGCCCCGTCGCCTCCTTCACGCCGAAAAGCTGGTGGCGCGGTATTTCCTGACCATCACCATGATCAACGTCGCCGAAGGGGCGTTGGTCGCCCTGGCCTTATATGTGATCGGGATGCCGGCGGCGCCGCTGTGGGGTCTGGTCGTCTTCCTCCTGAACTACCTTCTCTATATCGGGCCGGCGATCGTGACGGTGGCGCTGCTTGTGGCGGGGATGACCGAATTCACCGGCACCTACGTTCTTGCGCCCGTGGCCGCCTATGTTCTGATCAACGGGGCCGAGGGGCAGTTCATCACCCCCACGCTGATCGGGCGGCATACCGAAGTGAACCCCCTTCTGGTGTTTCTTTCCCTGATCTTCGGCATGTGGCTGTGGGGTCCGGTGGGGGGCATCGTCGCCATCCCGCTGCTGCTGTGGGTTCTGCAACTGAACAACACCTCCCGCAAGGCGCAACTGGCCTCGGCCGAGATCTAG
- a CDS encoding phospholipase D-like domain-containing protein has translation MFITGSEAFPELERSFLNAHSAIHASFRIFDLRTRLRSAEGRAVGETWFDLIVHVLRAGVALHLTIADFDPVARSALHRGTWRSLRMLHAAAEVAGPRARLVARAAMHPARSGLLVRIAYWGAAQRRLGRVCAWLNDLPPATRAAALRDMPGIRARLTAGPDGSWRPRRGHLPCLYPATHHQKLAVFDDRRLYIGGMDLDERRYDTPEHDRPAAQTWHDVQVMMEGPVVAEARHHLDSFLAVTEGRVAPGPQRRLLRTLSRRRRIPLWHYGPVTVANELRQAHEALSDRTTNLIYAETQFFRDLRLARHLAGRARTNPDLTMILVLPAAPEDVAFENRSTLDARFGEFLQARALRILRAGFGARLFIGGVAQTRSAPRAEPLDRDRMNGAPVIYIHAKVSIFDDDAAIVSSANLNGRSLTWDSEAGVYLNGRRDVGELRRRVMGHWLPRDAPAEFFALDSAVRAWTDLAHSNLHRAPAERRGFILPYDLTRAERFGRHAPGVPDEMV, from the coding sequence GTGTTCATCACCGGGTCGGAAGCCTTTCCGGAACTGGAACGATCCTTCCTGAACGCCCATTCCGCCATCCATGCCAGTTTTCGCATCTTCGATTTGCGCACCCGCCTGCGCTCTGCCGAAGGGCGGGCCGTGGGGGAGACGTGGTTCGACCTGATCGTCCACGTTCTGCGCGCGGGGGTGGCGTTGCATCTGACGATTGCGGATTTCGACCCCGTCGCCCGATCCGCGCTGCATCGCGGCACATGGCGCAGCCTGCGGATGCTGCACGCGGCGGCGGAGGTGGCGGGCCCGCGCGCGCGTCTGGTGGCCCGCGCGGCGATGCACCCGGCGCGCAGCGGCCTGTTGGTGCGCATCGCCTATTGGGGGGCGGCGCAGCGGCGTCTGGGGCGGGTCTGCGCCTGGCTGAACGATCTGCCCCCCGCCACGCGCGCGGCGGCCCTGCGCGACATGCCGGGGATTCGGGCGCGCCTGACTGCGGGGCCGGACGGGTCGTGGCGCCCGCGCCGCGGGCACCTGCCCTGCCTTTACCCCGCGACCCATCATCAGAAGCTGGCGGTGTTCGACGACCGCCGCCTGTATATCGGCGGCATGGATCTGGACGAACGGCGTTATGACACGCCGGAGCATGATCGCCCCGCCGCGCAGACATGGCACGATGTGCAGGTGATGATGGAAGGTCCGGTGGTGGCCGAGGCGCGGCACCATCTGGACAGCTTTCTGGCCGTGACCGAAGGGCGGGTCGCGCCCGGGCCCCAGCGTCGCCTGCTGCGCACCCTGTCACGGCGGCGGCGCATCCCCCTGTGGCATTACGGCCCGGTGACCGTGGCAAACGAATTGCGACAGGCGCATGAGGCGCTGTCGGATCGCACGACCAACCTGATCTATGCCGAGACGCAATTCTTTCGCGACCTGCGGTTGGCCCGCCATCTGGCGGGGCGGGCGCGGACCAATCCCGATCTGACGATGATCCTTGTTCTGCCCGCCGCGCCTGAGGATGTGGCGTTTGAAAACCGCTCCACCCTGGATGCGCGCTTTGGCGAGTTTCTGCAGGCGCGCGCCCTGCGCATCCTGCGGGCGGGATTCGGGGCGCGGCTGTTCATCGGGGGGGTGGCGCAGACGCGGTCCGCGCCGCGCGCCGAACCCTTGGACCGCGATCGCATGAATGGGGCGCCGGTCATCTATATCCACGCCAAGGTCTCCATCTTCGACGACGATGCGGCGATCGTGTCTTCGGCCAACCTGAACGGGCGCAGCCTGACCTGGGACAGCGAGGCGGGGGTATATCTGAACGGCCGCCGCGACGTGGGCGAGTTGCGCCGCCGTGTCATGGGGCATTGGCTGCCACGCGATGCCCCGGCCGAATTCTTTGCGCTGGACAGCGCGGTGCGCGCGTGGACCGACCTCGCCCACAGCAATCTGCACCGCGCGCCGGCCGAGCGGCGGGGGTTCATCCTGCCCTATGACCTGACCCGCGCCGAACGGTTCGGCCGCCATGCGCCGGGCGTCCCGGACGAGATGGTCTAG
- a CDS encoding sensor histidine kinase, with protein sequence MTTWKAKLRYYSGTLGFRLAFLLAVALLPLALVSAIQSAAMLKETRARSEAALLGETMRASDADLLLVQRARGVTTALANMIAPLLDDPVRCSAAMQDLVARSDIYTAAGFVDRSGILTCVSKGQGLDVSGLEAFRQAMADPVPVIRLANEGRISSQPVVVVADPVFDDETLLGFVTVSLPHDRLTVERPPSLDGLPASDFVTFDTEGTILTSNVGTADVSRILPKDRSLKALSLSGEDVVFTAPSEGGENRSFAVIPIVPDLLYAMGSRPVDDQGIWYMRMLPSVTLPLAMWLACLFVAIAAIERLVTRHVRVLRQAMSGFADGKRIIGRMDMATAPVEFQELSDTFSHMTDTILHDEAEMEDMIHQKEVLLREVHHRVKNNLQLIASIMNMQMRQAKSAEAKSLMKGLQERVMSLATIHRGLYQTTGLTDIRADELLVDITRQVVQLAAGPGTQIGIDHAIGEVRLTPDQAVPLSLLLTEALANAVKYAGSTSGRSQIRVSLDREGGTHAVLQVRNTLGPIPATPGTSEGTGLGTQLLTAFAQQVGGRLDTETTEDMYTLRVVFEVRPLNEGEARISGGAAAET encoded by the coding sequence ATGACCACCTGGAAGGCCAAGCTGCGCTACTACTCTGGAACGCTGGGCTTTCGCCTGGCGTTTCTGCTTGCGGTGGCGCTGCTGCCGTTGGCCCTGGTGTCCGCCATTCAGTCGGCGGCGATGCTGAAGGAAACCCGCGCGCGGTCCGAGGCCGCGCTGCTGGGAGAGACGATGCGTGCGTCGGATGCCGACCTGCTGCTGGTTCAGCGGGCACGGGGTGTGACGACGGCCTTGGCAAACATGATCGCCCCGCTGCTGGACGATCCCGTGCGATGTTCGGCGGCGATGCAGGATCTGGTGGCCCGGTCCGACATCTATACCGCCGCCGGTTTCGTGGACCGTTCGGGCATCCTGACCTGCGTATCCAAAGGACAGGGATTGGATGTCAGCGGTCTTGAGGCCTTTCGGCAGGCGATGGCCGATCCGGTTCCGGTGATCCGGCTGGCGAATGAGGGGCGTATTTCCAGCCAGCCGGTGGTCGTGGTGGCCGATCCGGTGTTCGACGACGAGACACTTCTGGGATTCGTGACGGTGTCCCTGCCGCATGACAGGCTGACGGTGGAGCGGCCTCCGTCCTTGGACGGATTGCCTGCATCGGACTTCGTGACCTTCGACACGGAGGGCACGATCCTGACGTCGAATGTCGGGACGGCGGACGTGTCCCGCATCCTGCCCAAGGACCGCTCGCTCAAGGCCTTGTCCCTGTCGGGCGAGGATGTGGTGTTCACCGCCCCGTCCGAGGGCGGCGAAAATCGGTCTTTCGCCGTGATCCCGATCGTGCCCGATCTGCTTTACGCGATGGGCAGCCGGCCGGTGGACGATCAGGGCATCTGGTATATGCGGATGCTGCCCTCCGTCACCCTGCCTTTGGCGATGTGGCTGGCCTGTCTGTTCGTGGCCATCGCCGCCATCGAACGCTTGGTGACCCGCCATGTGCGCGTCCTGCGCCAGGCGATGTCGGGCTTTGCCGATGGCAAGCGGATCATCGGACGCATGGACATGGCGACGGCTCCGGTGGAATTCCAGGAACTGTCGGACACGTTCAGCCACATGACCGACACCATCCTGCACGACGAGGCGGAGATGGAGGACATGATCCACCAAAAGGAGGTTCTTCTGCGCGAGGTGCATCACCGCGTGAAGAACAACCTGCAACTGATCGCCTCGATCATGAACATGCAGATGCGCCAGGCCAAGTCGGCCGAGGCGAAGTCGCTGATGAAGGGGTTGCAGGAACGGGTTATGAGCCTCGCGACCATTCACCGCGGGCTGTATCAGACGACCGGCCTGACCGATATCCGGGCGGATGAGCTGCTGGTCGATATCACGCGGCAGGTCGTGCAGCTGGCGGCGGGGCCGGGCACCCAGATCGGGATAGACCACGCCATCGGCGAGGTTCGCCTGACGCCGGATCAGGCCGTGCCCCTGTCGCTGCTTCTGACCGAGGCCCTGGCGAATGCGGTGAAATACGCAGGGTCGACCAGCGGGCGTTCGCAAATCAGGGTCTCGCTCGACCGCGAAGGGGGCACCCATGCGGTGCTTCAGGTGCGCAACACGCTTGGCCCCATTCCGGCAACGCCCGGCACGTCGGAGGGGACGGGTCTTGGAACCCAGCTTCTGACGGCGTTTGCTCAGCAAGTGGGCGGAAGACTCGACACCGAGACGACAGAGGATATGTATACCCTTCGCGTCGTGTTCGAAGTGCGCCCCCTGAACGAAGGAGAGGCCCGCATTTCCGGCGGCGCAGCGGCGGAGACATAA
- a CDS encoding RNA polymerase sigma factor: MTAAQMPAGARDPREELPDHLPALRAFAISLTRNVSLADDLVQDTIVKAWTNFDKFTVGTNLRAWLFTILRNTFYSDKRKNRREVPDPEGAHAATLYVKPDHDGRMAFTEFSAAFDKLTPEHREVLILVGASGFSYEDAAGMMNVAVGTVKSRANRARARLAELLNLAEGEHVFSDVDGTTMAVMSRSGVNAA; encoded by the coding sequence ATGACGGCGGCCCAGATGCCCGCCGGGGCCCGCGATCCGCGGGAGGAGTTGCCCGACCACCTGCCGGCGTTGCGCGCCTTCGCCATCTCCCTCACCCGCAACGTGTCCTTGGCCGACGATCTGGTGCAGGACACCATCGTCAAGGCCTGGACGAATTTCGACAAGTTCACCGTGGGGACGAACCTGCGGGCGTGGCTGTTCACCATCCTGCGCAACACCTTCTATTCCGACAAGCGCAAGAACCGGCGCGAAGTGCCCGATCCCGAAGGGGCACATGCGGCCACCTTGTATGTGAAGCCCGACCATGACGGGCGCATGGCGTTCACCGAATTCAGCGCGGCCTTCGACAAGCTGACCCCCGAACACCGGGAGGTTCTGATCCTTGTCGGCGCATCCGGCTTTTCCTACGAGGATGCGGCGGGCATGATGAATGTCGCGGTCGGCACCGTCAAAAGCCGCGCCAACCGCGCGCGCGCCCGTCTGGCCGAACTCCTTAACCTGGCCGAAGGCGAGCATGTATTCTCGGACGTGGACGGAACGACGATGGCCGTCATGTCGCGATCGGGTGTGAACGCTGCATGA
- a CDS encoding NepR family anti-sigma factor yields MTHQIDANLKRVYDEALEQEVPDRFTQLLAQLKEKGAQK; encoded by the coding sequence ATGACACATCAGATCGATGCCAATCTCAAGCGTGTGTATGACGAAGCTCTGGAGCAGGAGGTGCCGGATCGGTTCACCCAACTGTTGGCCCAATTGAAGGAAAAAGGGGCGCAGAAATGA
- a CDS encoding response regulator, with the protein MPSDATPDLSTVIGANLPYLRRYARALTGSQSTGDAFAAATLEAILEDQSIFQTTNNAKVALFHAFHLVWASAGAPLGEADNRLSQKAQDHMAHLTPNTREALLLHAIEGFTHEEIGAIMQIDTNEASELVHIAQREMADAVAGRIMIIEDEAIIAMDISAIVKEMGHSITGIARTRTEAVALASREKPDLILADIQLADNSSGIDAVNDIMAQFDDVPVIFITAFPERLLTGQKHEPAFLITKPYHEDQVRSAVSQAMFFASTETLIA; encoded by the coding sequence ATGCCGTCGGACGCCACGCCTGACCTGTCGACCGTGATCGGGGCGAACCTTCCTTATCTGCGGCGTTACGCGCGGGCGCTGACGGGCAGCCAGTCCACCGGGGACGCTTTTGCCGCCGCAACCCTCGAAGCCATTCTGGAAGACCAGTCGATCTTCCAGACGACAAACAACGCAAAGGTCGCTTTGTTCCACGCGTTCCACCTTGTCTGGGCCAGCGCGGGCGCGCCCTTGGGCGAAGCCGACAACCGGCTGTCGCAAAAGGCGCAGGACCACATGGCCCACCTGACGCCCAACACGCGCGAAGCTTTGCTTTTGCACGCGATCGAAGGCTTCACCCACGAAGAAATTGGCGCGATCATGCAGATCGACACGAACGAGGCGTCCGAACTGGTGCACATCGCCCAGCGCGAGATGGCCGACGCGGTCGCCGGGCGCATCATGATCATCGAGGACGAGGCCATCATCGCGATGGACATCTCGGCCATCGTCAAGGAGATGGGCCATTCCATCACCGGCATCGCCCGCACCCGGACCGAAGCCGTGGCCCTCGCCTCGCGCGAAAAGCCGGACCTGATCCTTGCGGACATCCAGCTGGCCGACAATTCCTCGGGCATCGACGCGGTCAACGACATCATGGCGCAGTTCGACGACGTGCCGGTGATCTTCATCACCGCCTTCCCCGAACGCCTGCTGACCGGGCAAAAGCACGAACCGGCCTTCCTGATCACCAAACCCTATCACGAGGATCAGGTTCGTTCGGCCGTCAGCCAGGCGATGTTCTTCGCCTCCACCGAGACGCTGATCGCCTGA
- a CDS encoding phospholipase D-like domain-containing protein, translating into MIAGGLSALIWGGGTVVLFAALSVLTWWSYGRWAARARGPYQAALPLGDTTALDRRMGPMTDAHPGQSGVLPLIPNREGFAARIEATRAAGRSLDVMSYLWYLDQTGWWMIQEVTKAANRGVRVRILLDDVNVQGLDRTFLALNQHPNIEVRLFNPIRSRGHVVRRMTETLLGLARFNRRMHGKMWIADGRLAIIGGRNIGDTYFGAVGEGGLNSRDLDVAVAGPAVGRAEEVFDAFWNLGLSLPILTLVPRAQVSNRAFRRRIRRHTARKAIRADLRALPGDVLARPFRFDGGVEFVADPPDKVFKRQSDTWLIDRLPGLLDSAERRFRIVTPYFVPGRAGLAQLVAMAERGVQVQIVTNALCNADNMVVYGAYARYRPALLRAGVELYEYAPPPRGDGKRDLLHMKLFKADGREALVGSVNYDLRSAFLNTETGVMISDPRTMDDLDAMFEKLIAPEAAFRLEPHGRRHRFRVERGGQVTYENADPGAGSARRLASWVVGRLPIQTYL; encoded by the coding sequence ATGATCGCGGGCGGCCTGTCCGCGCTGATCTGGGGTGGGGGGACGGTGGTGCTGTTTGCGGCGCTGTCGGTGCTGACCTGGTGGTCCTATGGTCGTTGGGCGGCGCGGGCGCGGGGGCCGTATCAGGCGGCGCTGCCCTTGGGCGACACGACCGCGCTTGACCGCCGGATGGGCCCGATGACCGATGCGCATCCGGGACAAAGCGGCGTTCTGCCCCTGATCCCGAACCGGGAGGGCTTTGCCGCCCGGATCGAGGCCACGCGCGCGGCGGGGCGCAGTTTGGACGTCATGTCCTATCTCTGGTATCTGGACCAGACCGGCTGGTGGATGATCCAGGAGGTGACCAAGGCCGCCAATCGCGGGGTTCGGGTGCGCATCCTTCTGGACGATGTGAACGTGCAGGGGCTGGACCGGACGTTTCTTGCGCTGAACCAGCATCCTAATATCGAGGTGCGCCTGTTCAACCCGATCCGCAGCCGGGGCCATGTGGTGCGGCGCATGACCGAAACTTTGCTGGGGCTGGCGCGGTTCAACCGGCGGATGCATGGCAAGATGTGGATCGCGGATGGGCGGCTGGCAATCATCGGCGGACGCAACATCGGCGACACCTATTTCGGGGCGGTGGGCGAAGGGGGGCTGAACTCACGCGATCTGGATGTCGCGGTTGCGGGTCCGGCGGTGGGCCGGGCGGAGGAGGTGTTCGACGCCTTCTGGAACCTTGGCCTGTCGCTGCCCATCCTGACCCTGGTGCCGCGGGCGCAGGTGTCGAACCGGGCGTTCCGCCGACGCATTCGGCGGCATACGGCCCGAAAGGCGATCCGCGCCGATCTGCGCGCCCTGCCCGGCGATGTGTTGGCGCGTCCGTTCCGCTTTGACGGCGGGGTGGAGTTCGTGGCCGACCCGCCCGACAAGGTGTTCAAGCGCCAGAGCGATACGTGGCTGATCGACCGGCTGCCCGGTCTGCTGGATTCGGCCGAACGGCGATTTCGCATCGTCACCCCGTATTTCGTGCCGGGGCGGGCGGGTCTGGCGCAGCTGGTGGCGATGGCGGAACGTGGGGTGCAGGTGCAGATCGTCACGAACGCGCTGTGCAATGCCGACAACATGGTCGTCTATGGCGCCTATGCTCGCTATCGCCCGGCCTTGCTGCGGGCGGGGGTTGAGCTTTACGAATATGCCCCGCCGCCGCGCGGGGATGGCAAGCGCGATCTGCTGCACATGAAGCTGTTCAAGGCGGACGGGCGGGAGGCGCTGGTGGGATCGGTCAATTACGACCTGCGATCCGCCTTCCTGAACACCGAGACCGGGGTCATGATCTCGGATCCCCGCACGATGGACGATCTGGACGCGATGTTCGAAAAGCTGATCGCCCCGGAGGCCGCCTTTCGGCTGGAGCCGCATGGCCGTCGCCATCGGTTTCGCGTGGAGCGCGGGGGGCAGGTCACCTATGAAAACGCCGACCCCGGTGCGGGATCGGCGCGGCGGCTGGCGTCCTGGGTCGTGGGACGCCTGCCGATCCAGACCTATCTGTGA
- a CDS encoding endonuclease/exonuclease/phosphatase family protein, whose protein sequence is MTEVTVASYNIHKGIGIDRRRDLARIAKVIGELDADIVALQEADARFGDRRGLLDLEAMRRDLGLRRVEVEGHPLAHGWHGNVMLVKDGVEVADVHQIPLPGLEPRGAVVADLVVHGVAMRAIATHMALLGHSRVKQVATVLDRLAALTARPTVLMGDMNEWRRSSHTLRGFFPHFPENRSAPSFPAPYPILPLDRVMLSKGEIVSFAAHVSPLSRRASDHLPVRARLRLPA, encoded by the coding sequence ATGACCGAGGTGACCGTCGCCTCCTACAACATCCACAAGGGCATCGGGATCGACCGCCGCCGCGATCTGGCGCGCATCGCCAAGGTGATCGGCGAACTGGACGCCGACATCGTGGCCCTGCAGGAGGCGGATGCCCGGTTCGGCGACCGGCGGGGGCTTCTGGATCTGGAGGCGATGCGCCGCGATCTGGGCCTGCGGCGGGTGGAGGTGGAGGGCCATCCCCTTGCCCATGGCTGGCACGGCAATGTCATGCTGGTGAAGGACGGGGTGGAGGTGGCCGATGTCCACCAGATCCCCCTGCCGGGGCTGGAGCCGCGGGGGGCGGTGGTGGCCGATCTGGTCGTGCACGGGGTGGCGATGCGCGCCATCGCCACGCATATGGCGCTTTTGGGCCATTCGCGGGTGAAGCAGGTGGCGACGGTGCTGGACCGGCTGGCCGCCCTGACCGCCCGACCGACCGTGCTGATGGGCGACATGAACGAATGGCGGCGCAGCAGCCACACGCTGCGCGGCTTTTTCCCGCATTTCCCCGAAAACCGCTCCGCCCCCAGCTTTCCCGCCCCCTATCCCATCCTGCCTTTGGATCGCGTGATGCTGAGCAAGGGCGAGATCGTGTCCTTCGCGGCGCATGTCTCGCCCTTGTCGCGGCGGGCGTCGGATCACCTTCCGGTGCGCGCGCGGCTTCGCCTGCCCGCATGA
- a CDS encoding phosphomannomutase translates to MPMLTCFKTYDIRGRVGVDLDTGIARRIGAGFAAHLSARTVVLGRDNRASSGALDDAVAAGLMAQGVEVLDIGLGGTEEVYAATDHFGADGGIMITASHNPIDYNGMKMVGARAAPLPDLSAIRDLADADRPATGEGVRRDVQRQARAAYVDRVAGFVDRASLRPLHIVVDAGNGAAGPTFDALAEALSDTPLTFTRIRHAPDGTFPHGIPNPLLPENRHLTAEAVRTHGADMGVAWDGDFDRCFLFDAQGNFIDGEYIVSLLAEVFLAREPGATIVHDPRIQWATQDAVARAGGRAVASRTGHVFLKQALRDMGAVYGGEMSAHHYFRDFACCDSGMIPWLMVAELISRTGSPLADLVAARRAAFPSSGEINFRVAEAAAAVARVEAAFDGARDRTDGLSMDMGTWRFNLRASNTEPLLRLNVESRGNAGLVADKVAEITRILLP, encoded by the coding sequence CTGCCCATGCTGACCTGTTTCAAAACCTATGACATTCGCGGGCGCGTGGGCGTCGATCTGGACACGGGCATCGCCCGCCGGATCGGCGCGGGTTTCGCCGCCCATCTGTCGGCCCGGACCGTGGTGCTGGGACGGGATAATCGGGCGTCGTCCGGGGCCTTGGACGATGCCGTGGCCGCAGGGCTTATGGCGCAGGGGGTGGAGGTTCTGGACATCGGCCTCGGTGGGACCGAAGAGGTCTATGCCGCGACCGATCACTTCGGCGCGGATGGCGGGATCATGATCACCGCCTCGCACAACCCCATCGACTATAACGGGATGAAGATGGTGGGGGCGCGGGCGGCCCCGCTGCCCGATCTGTCGGCGATCCGCGACCTGGCGGACGCGGACCGGCCCGCGACGGGCGAAGGTGTGCGCCGTGACGTGCAGCGTCAGGCGCGCGCCGCCTATGTCGACCGTGTGGCGGGGTTTGTCGACCGCGCGTCGCTGCGGCCTTTGCACATCGTGGTCGATGCCGGGAACGGCGCGGCGGGGCCGACCTTCGACGCGTTGGCCGAGGCCCTGTCGGACACGCCGCTGACCTTCACCCGCATCCGCCACGCGCCGGACGGCACGTTTCCCCACGGCATCCCCAATCCGCTTTTGCCCGAAAACCGCCACCTGACGGCCGAGGCGGTGCGCACGCATGGGGCGGATATGGGCGTGGCTTGGGACGGGGATTTCGACCGCTGCTTTCTGTTCGATGCCCAAGGCAATTTCATCGACGGCGAATATATCGTGAGCCTTCTGGCCGAAGTGTTTCTGGCGCGCGAGCCCGGGGCCACCATCGTCCATGACCCGCGCATCCAGTGGGCGACGCAGGATGCGGTGGCGCGGGCCGGAGGGCGGGCCGTCGCCTCGCGCACGGGGCATGTGTTCTTGAAGCAGGCCCTGCGCGACATGGGTGCGGTCTATGGCGGCGAGATGTCGGCGCATCATTACTTCCGTGACTTCGCCTGCTGCGACAGCGGGATGATTCCGTGGCTGATGGTGGCCGAACTGATCTCGCGCACCGGCTCGCCTTTGGCCGATCTGGTCGCGGCGCGGCGGGCGGCGTTCCCGTCCTCGGGCGAGATCAACTTTCGGGTGGCGGAGGCCGCCGCCGCCGTCGCGCGGGTGGAGGCGGCGTTCGACGGCGCGCGGGATCGGACCGACGGCCTGTCGATGGATATGGGGACGTGGCGCTTCAACCTGCGCGCGTCCAATACCGAACCGTTGCTGCGCCTGAACGTCGAATCGCGCGGCAATGCGGGATTGGTGGCCGACAAGGTGGCGGAGATCACGCGCATCCTTTTGCCGTGA